CCACTCGCTGACCCTGCATCATCCGCTGCGCCCCGTGCGGCGCGCCGAGCGGCGGTGGCAGGTGGACGGCACGCCGACGGACTGCGTCATGCTGGCCGTGGAAGCGCTCCTCCCGGAGCGTCCCGACTTCGTGCTCAGCGGCATCAACCATGGCCAGAACATGGGTGAGGACGTGCTCTATTCCGGCACCGTCGCCGCGGCCATGGAGGGACTGGCGCTGGGCATCCCGTCCATCGCGTTCTCGTTCGCCGGGGGAGACCTCAGGGCGGATCTCACCCACCTCAAGCAGCAGGTGAAGGTGATCACCCCCCTGCTCAAGCATCTCACCTCGCTTCCGACGTTCCCGAAGAACACCTTGTTGAACGTGAACCTGCCGCCCATTCCCGCTGACGGGGTGAAGGGCGCCAGGCTCACCCGGCTCGGCAGC
This region of Longimicrobiaceae bacterium genomic DNA includes:
- the surE gene encoding 5'/3'-nucleotidase SurE encodes the protein HSLTLHHPLRPVRRAERRWQVDGTPTDCVMLAVEALLPERPDFVLSGINHGQNMGEDVLYSGTVAAAMEGLALGIPSIAFSFAGGDLRADLTHLKQQVKVITPLLKHLTSLPTFPKNTLLNVNLPPIPADGVKGARLTRLGSRVFSGSIKPMRDPWDREIFWIGGGSIVWSGEDNSDFRAIQDGYISVTPLHLDLTNYSMLESAGNWWRDL